The following coding sequences are from one Bradyrhizobium sp. WSM471 window:
- the sufC gene encoding Fe-S cluster assembly ATPase SufC yields the protein MALLEVKDLKVRVEEREILHGLTLTVNEGEIHAIMGPNGSGKSTLSHVIAGKPGYEVTDGEILFKGEDLLAMAPNERAAKGVFLAFQYPVEIPGVSTMNFLRTALNAQRKARGEGEYSTPDFLKKVREVSKSLNIPQDMLKRGVNVGFSGGEKKRNEVLQMALFEPSLCILDEMDSGLDIDALRIAADGVNALHSPKRAMVVITHYQRLLNYIVPDVVHVMSKGRVVKSGGKELALELEASGYAQFEDAA from the coding sequence ATGGCTTTGCTTGAAGTGAAAGACTTGAAGGTTCGTGTCGAGGAGCGTGAGATCCTCCATGGGCTGACGCTGACCGTGAACGAGGGCGAGATCCACGCGATCATGGGGCCGAACGGCTCCGGCAAATCGACCCTGTCCCACGTCATCGCTGGCAAGCCCGGTTACGAGGTCACCGACGGCGAGATCCTGTTCAAGGGCGAAGATCTGCTCGCGATGGCCCCGAACGAGCGCGCGGCCAAGGGCGTGTTCCTGGCGTTCCAGTATCCAGTCGAGATCCCCGGCGTCTCCACCATGAACTTCCTGCGCACCGCGCTGAACGCGCAGCGCAAGGCGCGCGGCGAGGGCGAATATTCGACCCCCGACTTCCTGAAGAAAGTTCGCGAAGTCTCGAAGTCGCTGAACATCCCGCAGGACATGCTCAAGCGCGGCGTCAATGTCGGCTTTTCCGGCGGCGAGAAGAAGCGCAACGAGGTGCTGCAGATGGCGCTGTTCGAGCCCAGCCTGTGTATCCTCGACGAGATGGATTCCGGCCTCGACATCGACGCGCTGCGGATTGCGGCCGACGGCGTCAACGCGCTGCATTCGCCCAAGCGCGCCATGGTCGTCATCACCCATTATCAGCGGCTGCTCAACTACATCGTGCCTGACGTCGTGCACGTGATGTCGAAGGGCCGTGTCGTGAAGAGCGGCGGCAAGGAATTGGCGCTGGAGCTGGAAGCGTCCGGCTATGCCCAGTTCGAGGACGCCGCGTAA
- the sufD gene encoding Fe-S cluster assembly protein SufD: protein MNVAVAKTGNGRAVSDLFASAEGRLPGSPSVIAARHEAFETYERLGLPHRRIEEWKYTDLRALVGEVLPLAAAPDAAALKRAADAVKAHAIAGARKLVLVDGVFAPDLSDVKALASEASFKTFRETLEKDSGLLKTAATDAVIALNAAMATDGVVLDIADGTQLSAPIQIIHIATAASASTFTRSQVAVGKGVRATIIESFVAAGAKAYQVSDAVILSVGDNADVAHIRLMDDSPDAVNITSQFVTVGANTKLNFFNMTTGAAVSRLQGFITLAGEGSELSVNGVNLLQKTEHGDTTLVVDHAVPNCVSREVFRAVIDDRAHSVFQGRIIVRPDAQKTDGKMMIRALLLSDEAEADNKPELEIFADDVSCGHGATAGALDDSLLFYLKARGLPEKQAQALLIQAFVGEAIEQIADDDLREHVIGIAERWLERRQ from the coding sequence ATGAACGTTGCTGTGGCAAAGACCGGGAACGGCCGCGCGGTGAGCGATCTCTTCGCCAGCGCCGAAGGCCGTCTGCCGGGTTCGCCTTCCGTGATCGCAGCGCGCCACGAGGCGTTCGAGACCTATGAGCGTCTCGGCCTGCCGCACCGCCGGATCGAGGAGTGGAAGTACACCGATCTGCGCGCGCTGGTCGGTGAGGTGCTGCCGCTCGCGGCTGCGCCTGATGCGGCTGCGTTGAAGCGCGCCGCGGACGCGGTGAAGGCGCATGCGATCGCGGGTGCCCGCAAGCTGGTGCTGGTCGATGGCGTGTTCGCTCCCGATCTCTCCGACGTCAAGGCGCTCGCCTCCGAGGCGAGCTTTAAGACATTCCGGGAGACGCTGGAGAAGGATTCCGGGCTGCTGAAGACTGCAGCTACCGATGCTGTGATCGCGCTGAACGCCGCGATGGCGACCGACGGTGTCGTGCTTGATATCGCCGACGGCACGCAGCTGTCCGCACCAATCCAGATCATTCACATCGCGACCGCTGCTTCGGCATCAACGTTCACCCGCTCGCAGGTCGCGGTCGGGAAGGGCGTTCGTGCCACCATCATCGAGAGCTTTGTGGCGGCCGGCGCCAAGGCTTACCAGGTCAGCGATGCCGTCATCCTCTCCGTCGGCGACAACGCCGACGTCGCGCATATCCGCCTGATGGATGATTCACCAGATGCGGTGAACATCACCTCGCAATTCGTCACGGTCGGTGCGAACACGAAACTGAATTTCTTCAACATGACCACCGGTGCTGCGGTCAGCCGCCTGCAAGGTTTCATCACGCTGGCAGGCGAGGGCAGCGAGCTCTCCGTCAACGGCGTGAACCTGTTGCAGAAGACCGAACATGGTGACACCACCCTGGTCGTCGACCACGCCGTGCCGAATTGTGTGAGCCGCGAGGTCTTCCGTGCCGTGATCGACGATCGTGCGCACTCGGTGTTCCAGGGCCGCATCATCGTTCGTCCCGACGCGCAGAAGACCGACGGCAAGATGATGATCCGGGCGCTGCTGCTCTCGGACGAAGCCGAGGCCGACAACAAGCCCGAGCTCGAGATCTTTGCTGACGACGTCTCCTGCGGCCACGGCGCCACCGCCGGTGCGCTCGACGACAGCCTGCTGTTCTATCTGAAGGCGCGCGGCCTGCCGGAGAAGCAGGCCCAGGCGCTGCTGATCCAGGCTTTCGTCGGAGAGGCGATCGAGCAGATCGCCGACGATGATCTGCGCGAGCACGTGATCGGCATTGCCGAGCGCTGGCTGGAGCGGCGCCAATGA
- a CDS encoding cysteine desulfurase translates to MSTHPAVKNGAYDVARVREDFPALAMQIYGKPLVYLDNAASAQKPSAVLDRMTQAYTSEYANVHRGLHYLANAATEAYEGGRIKVAQFINAARTEEVIFTRNATEAINLVASSWGEPNIKEGDEIVISIMEHHSNIVPWHFLRERHGAVIKWAPVDDEGNFLIDEFEKLLTSKTKLVAITQMSNALGTIVPVKDVVRIAHARGIPVLVDGSQGAVHLPVDVQDLGCDFYVFTGHKVYGPTGIGVLWAKYDHLVAMRPFNGGGEMIREVSRDVVTYGDPPHKFEAGTPAIVEAVGLGAAIDYVNSVGKERIAAHEHDLVTYAQDKLREINSLRLIGTARGKGPVISFELKGAHAHDVATVIDRQGIAVRAGTHCVMPLLERFNVTATCRASFGMYNTREEVDHLAQALLKARDLFA, encoded by the coding sequence ATGAGCACGCATCCGGCAGTCAAGAACGGCGCCTACGACGTTGCGCGCGTGCGCGAGGATTTCCCCGCGCTGGCCATGCAGATCTACGGCAAGCCGCTGGTCTATCTCGACAACGCTGCATCTGCACAGAAGCCGAGCGCCGTGCTCGATCGCATGACGCAGGCCTATACCTCCGAATACGCCAACGTGCATCGCGGCCTGCATTACCTCGCCAATGCCGCGACCGAAGCCTATGAGGGCGGCCGCATCAAGGTGGCGCAGTTCATCAACGCTGCCCGGACCGAGGAAGTGATCTTCACCCGCAACGCGACCGAGGCGATCAATCTCGTCGCCTCGTCCTGGGGCGAGCCGAACATCAAAGAAGGCGACGAGATCGTCATCTCGATCATGGAGCACCACTCCAACATCGTGCCCTGGCATTTCCTCAGGGAACGCCATGGCGCCGTGATCAAATGGGCGCCGGTCGACGACGAGGGCAATTTCCTCATCGATGAATTCGAAAAGCTGCTGACGTCGAAGACCAAGCTGGTCGCGATCACCCAGATGTCGAACGCGCTCGGCACCATCGTCCCGGTCAAGGACGTCGTGAGGATCGCCCACGCCCGCGGCATTCCCGTGCTGGTCGACGGCAGCCAGGGCGCGGTGCATCTGCCCGTCGACGTCCAGGACCTCGGCTGCGACTTCTACGTCTTCACCGGCCACAAGGTCTATGGTCCGACCGGCATCGGCGTGCTCTGGGCCAAGTACGACCACCTCGTCGCGATGCGCCCGTTCAACGGCGGCGGCGAGATGATCCGCGAGGTCTCGCGCGACGTCGTCACTTATGGCGATCCCCCGCACAAATTCGAGGCCGGCACGCCCGCGATCGTCGAGGCGGTCGGGCTTGGCGCCGCCATCGACTACGTCAATTCGGTCGGCAAGGAGCGCATCGCCGCGCACGAGCACGATCTCGTCACCTACGCCCAGGACAAGCTGCGCGAGATCAACTCGCTGCGGCTGATCGGCACGGCGCGGGGCAAGGGCCCGGTGATCTCCTTCGAGCTCAAGGGCGCGCACGCCCATGACGTCGCCACCGTGATCGACCGCCAGGGCATCGCCGTGCGCGCCGGCACCCATTGCGTGATGCCGCTTTTAGAGCGGTTCAACGTCACAGCCACATGCCGGGCGTCTTTCGGCATGTATAATACGCGGGAAGAAGTCGATCATCTGGCACAGGCGCTGTTGAAGGCGCGGGATTTGTTCGCATGA
- a CDS encoding SUF system Fe-S cluster assembly protein translates to MSDTAEIKANPMETRSALPPEETERLTTEIIAGLKTVFDPEIPADIYELGLIYKVEIKDDRSVDVQMTLTTPNCPAAGELPTMVENAVASVPGVGVVDVKVVWEPAWTPERMSDEARLVLNMW, encoded by the coding sequence ATGAGTGACACGGCCGAAATCAAAGCCAATCCGATGGAAACCCGGTCGGCGCTGCCGCCTGAAGAGACCGAGCGTTTGACCACCGAGATCATCGCCGGGCTCAAGACCGTGTTTGATCCGGAGATCCCGGCCGACATCTACGAGCTCGGCCTGATCTACAAGGTCGAGATCAAGGACGATCGCTCGGTCGACGTGCAGATGACGCTGACGACGCCGAATTGTCCGGCCGCCGGTGAGCTGCCGACCATGGTCGAGAACGCGGTCGCCAGTGTTCCCGGCGTCGGCGTGGTCGACGTCAAGGTGGTCTGGGAGCCGGCCTGGACGCCAGAACGCATGAGCGACGAGGCCCGCCTCGTGCTCAACATGTGGTGA
- a CDS encoding iron-sulfur cluster assembly accessory protein, with protein sequence MTQISSGSTPASTPKPRRPRPQVMRLTDAAAQRISELTQRADSEIVGLRVGVKNGGCAGQSYTVEYAHDVRPTDEVVEDKGVKILVDPKAVLFLLGTEMDYKADKMQAQFVFNNPNQISACGCGESVELRPAQIDG encoded by the coding sequence ATGACACAGATATCGTCGGGCTCGACACCAGCATCCACTCCAAAGCCGCGGCGGCCCCGCCCGCAGGTGATGCGGCTGACGGACGCTGCTGCCCAGCGCATCAGCGAGCTGACCCAGCGGGCCGATTCGGAGATCGTGGGCCTGCGCGTCGGCGTCAAGAACGGCGGCTGTGCCGGACAGTCCTACACTGTCGAATACGCCCACGATGTCCGCCCGACCGACGAGGTCGTCGAGGACAAGGGCGTCAAGATCCTGGTCGATCCGAAGGCCGTGCTGTTCCTGCTCGGAACCGAGATGGACTACAAGGCCGACAAGATGCAGGCCCAGTTCGTCTTCAACAACCCCAACCAGATCTCCGCCTGCGGCTGCGGCGAGTCGGTCGAGCTGCGCCCGGCGCAGATCGACGGGTAG
- a CDS encoding TfoX/Sxy family protein, which translates to MDREFLIDLFADFGPVAIRKMFSGYGISADGINFALSLRAGLFFRADEMTIPDYEAEGSKPFQYSTRAKTVLVNSYWELPARLFDDSAELAQWARAALAAAQRAKVKKRPKAKKAVKKPANQPAKKVAKPAKAAKKVGKKSPARERATRRA; encoded by the coding sequence ATGGACCGCGAATTCCTGATCGACCTGTTCGCCGATTTCGGCCCCGTCGCCATTCGGAAAATGTTTTCCGGCTACGGCATCTCCGCCGACGGCATCAATTTCGCGCTGTCCCTGCGTGCCGGCCTGTTTTTCCGCGCCGACGAGATGACCATCCCGGACTATGAGGCGGAAGGCTCGAAGCCATTCCAGTACTCGACCCGCGCCAAGACGGTGCTGGTGAACTCCTACTGGGAGCTGCCGGCCCGCCTGTTCGACGATTCCGCGGAACTTGCGCAATGGGCGAGGGCCGCGCTCGCCGCCGCCCAGCGCGCCAAGGTGAAGAAGCGGCCCAAGGCTAAGAAGGCGGTAAAGAAGCCAGCGAACCAGCCGGCGAAGAAGGTCGCCAAGCCTGCTAAAGCGGCGAAGAAAGTCGGCAAGAAGAGCCCGGCCCGCGAGCGCGCCACGCGAAGGGCTTGA
- the fabA gene encoding bifunctional 3-hydroxydecanoyl-ACP dehydratase/trans-2-decenoyl-ACP isomerase, which yields MPNPHDFHAPQPSYTRDELLRSSEGGYFGPGNAQLPAPPMLMMDRITEISLDGGEFGKGHIVGELDIAPGHWFFDCHYRGDATMPASLGLDAMWQMVGYWLGWSGSPGKGRAIGVGEVACTGEVTPNAQRVRYEVAMRMVRRGKLVLGIADGRVLADGICVFTAKDMRVGLTKAVE from the coding sequence TTGCCCAACCCGCATGATTTTCACGCACCGCAACCGTCCTACACCAGGGACGAGCTACTGAGATCGAGCGAGGGCGGCTATTTCGGCCCGGGCAATGCGCAATTGCCGGCGCCGCCGATGCTGATGATGGATCGCATCACGGAGATCAGCCTGGACGGCGGCGAGTTCGGCAAGGGCCACATCGTCGGCGAGCTCGACATCGCCCCGGGCCATTGGTTCTTCGATTGCCACTATCGCGGCGACGCGACGATGCCGGCCTCTCTGGGGCTGGATGCCATGTGGCAGATGGTCGGCTACTGGCTGGGATGGTCGGGCTCGCCGGGCAAGGGCCGCGCCATCGGCGTCGGCGAAGTCGCGTGCACGGGCGAGGTCACCCCGAACGCGCAACGCGTGCGCTACGAGGTCGCCATGCGGATGGTCCGGCGCGGCAAGCTGGTGCTCGGAATTGCCGACGGTCGCGTGCTTGCCGACGGCATCTGCGTCTTCACCGCCAAGGACATGCGGGTTGGGCTGACCAAGGCCGTGGAGTGA
- a CDS encoding GGDEF domain-containing protein produces MVKVLDEHERTMAFAEVALGQIRSLRQTAIPRNYEIWFVYATGYNAPLNKIINETLARSGKLTEADLDQIYETYLSHIKTTDRIDKVGARVIGEIDDVMKVLGHALGMTGSYDASLSGATEKLSSAKSREQIKSIVETLLRSTNEMRETNKALEDRLTLSKSEISNLQQSLEAIRAESLTDPLTGLGNRKYFDRMIDMAVQGALASGEPLSLLLVDIDHFKSFNDSYGHLTGDQVLRLVGLSLKQTIKGQDITARYGGEEFAVVLPNTALRQALTVADHIRRAVMAKELKKKSTGEILGRVTVSVGVSMLKQGDDTDALIERADACLYAAKRNGRNRVICEADPEFAVETHNRVA; encoded by the coding sequence GTGGTCAAGGTGCTCGACGAACACGAACGCACGATGGCGTTCGCCGAGGTAGCGCTCGGTCAAATCCGATCGCTACGGCAGACGGCAATTCCCCGCAATTACGAGATCTGGTTCGTCTACGCCACCGGCTACAACGCCCCGCTCAACAAGATCATCAACGAGACGCTGGCGCGGAGCGGCAAGCTGACCGAAGCCGATCTCGATCAGATCTACGAGACCTATCTCTCCCACATCAAGACCACCGACCGCATCGACAAGGTCGGCGCGCGCGTCATCGGCGAGATCGACGACGTGATGAAGGTTCTCGGCCACGCGCTTGGGATGACCGGCTCCTACGATGCCAGCCTGTCGGGCGCGACCGAAAAGCTGTCATCGGCCAAGAGCCGCGAGCAGATCAAGTCGATCGTCGAGACGCTGCTGCGTTCCACCAACGAGATGCGCGAGACCAACAAGGCGCTGGAAGACCGGCTGACTCTCTCGAAGAGCGAGATCAGCAACCTCCAGCAGAGCCTGGAGGCGATCCGCGCCGAGAGCCTGACCGATCCGCTGACGGGGCTCGGCAACCGCAAATATTTCGATCGCATGATCGACATGGCCGTGCAAGGCGCGCTCGCCTCCGGCGAGCCGCTGTCGCTGCTGCTGGTCGACATCGATCATTTCAAGTCGTTCAACGATTCCTACGGCCATCTCACCGGCGACCAGGTGCTGCGGCTGGTCGGTCTGTCCCTGAAGCAGACCATCAAGGGCCAGGACATTACCGCGCGCTATGGCGGTGAGGAATTCGCGGTCGTGCTGCCCAACACCGCGCTGCGCCAGGCTCTGACGGTGGCCGATCACATCCGCCGCGCGGTGATGGCCAAGGAATTGAAAAAGAAGTCCACCGGCGAAATCCTCGGCCGCGTCACCGTCTCCGTCGGCGTCTCCATGCTCAAGCAGGGCGACGACACCGATGCGCTGATCGAACGGGCGGATGCCTGTCTCTACGCCGCCAAACGGAACGGCCGCAACCGCGTGATCTGCGAGGCCGACCCGGAATTCGCGGTCGAGACGCACAACCGGGTGGCGTGA
- a CDS encoding DEAD/DEAH box helicase, translating to MSFTHLGLSEKVLAAVAATGYTTPTPIQEQAIPHVLARKDVLGIAQTGTGKTAAFVLPMLTILEKGRARARMPRTLILEPTRELAAQVKENFDRYGAGQKLNVALLIGGVSFGDQDAKLTRGVDVLIATPGRLLDHTERGGLLLTGVELLVIDEADRMLDMGFIPDIERVCKLVPFTRQTLFFTATMPPEIRRITETFLHNPQKVEVSKPATTAVTVTQCQVPAGREAHEKRELLRRLLREAKDLQNAIIFCNRKREVAVVHKSLQKHGFSVGALHGDMDQSARTAALEQFRKGELPLLVASDVAARGLDIPEVSHVFNFDVPHHPDDYVHRVGRTGRAGRSGMAISLVTPLDQKSMVAIEKLIGQTIPRAEGDFEVRTDASDSSERPREQRGRERSRGGRGKPQRGRDRERSHEPRGEAQPSAEARSAPEARPASEARPAREARPSREARPPREARPPREAKPSSEPRDGARQQPNPSHVPSIGRPEPRRQREADSEPGDHSHLPAFLLRPVRSPAGA from the coding sequence ATGTCTTTTACCCATCTCGGACTATCCGAAAAAGTCCTCGCCGCAGTGGCGGCCACCGGTTACACCACCCCCACCCCCATTCAGGAACAGGCGATCCCTCACGTCCTCGCTCGCAAGGACGTGCTCGGCATCGCCCAGACCGGCACTGGCAAGACCGCGGCCTTCGTGCTGCCGATGCTCACCATTCTCGAGAAGGGCCGCGCTCGGGCGCGCATGCCGCGCACCCTGATCCTAGAGCCGACCCGCGAACTCGCGGCGCAGGTGAAGGAAAACTTCGACCGCTACGGCGCGGGCCAGAAACTCAACGTCGCCCTCCTGATCGGCGGCGTTTCCTTCGGCGACCAGGATGCCAAGCTGACGCGCGGCGTCGATGTCCTGATCGCCACTCCCGGCCGCCTGCTCGACCACACGGAGCGCGGCGGCCTGCTCCTCACCGGTGTCGAGCTGCTCGTCATCGACGAAGCCGACCGCATGCTGGACATGGGCTTCATTCCCGACATCGAGCGCGTCTGCAAGCTGGTCCCGTTCACGCGGCAGACCCTGTTCTTCACGGCGACCATGCCGCCGGAGATCCGCCGCATCACCGAAACCTTCCTGCACAATCCGCAGAAGGTCGAGGTATCGAAGCCCGCCACCACCGCTGTGACCGTTACGCAGTGTCAGGTCCCGGCCGGGCGCGAGGCGCACGAGAAGCGCGAGCTGCTTCGCCGATTGCTGCGCGAGGCCAAGGATCTCCAGAACGCGATCATCTTCTGCAATCGCAAACGCGAGGTCGCCGTCGTTCACAAATCGCTGCAAAAGCACGGCTTCAGCGTCGGCGCGCTCCACGGCGACATGGACCAGTCGGCCCGCACGGCGGCACTCGAGCAGTTCCGCAAGGGCGAGCTGCCCCTGCTGGTCGCATCCGACGTCGCCGCCCGCGGCCTCGACATCCCCGAGGTCAGCCACGTCTTCAATTTCGACGTTCCCCACCATCCCGACGATTATGTCCACCGCGTCGGCCGCACCGGTCGCGCAGGCCGGTCCGGCATGGCGATCTCGCTCGTCACGCCGCTCGACCAGAAGTCGATGGTCGCGATCGAGAAGCTGATCGGCCAGACCATTCCACGCGCCGAAGGCGATTTCGAAGTCCGCACCGACGCTTCCGATTCGAGCGAGCGTCCGCGCGAGCAGCGCGGCCGTGAACGTTCACGCGGCGGACGCGGCAAGCCGCAGCGCGGTCGCGATCGTGAGCGCAGCCACGAACCGCGTGGCGAGGCACAGCCTTCAGCCGAAGCACGGTCCGCTCCCGAGGCAAGGCCCGCTTCCGAAGCAAGGCCCGCGCGCGAGGCCAGGCCTTCGCGTGAAGCAAGACCTCCGCGTGAAGCCAGGCCGCCGCGTGAAGCCAAGCCATCATCCGAGCCGCGTGACGGTGCGCGCCAGCAGCCCAATCCGTCGCATGTGCCGTCGATCGGCCGTCCCGAGCCGCGCCGTCAACGCGAGGCCGACAGCGAGCCGGGCGACCACTCGCATCTGCCGGCCTTTCTGCTGCGGCCGGTTCGCTCCCCCGCCGGTGCCTGA
- a CDS encoding helix-turn-helix transcriptional regulator, whose product MYCWCTDEVEPHDRFDFWREVRAKGLFGVTVELERERRADFFGEFSLHQLGGAGLVELKASHYTVERSMTDIADAPGDSLCVYQQLGSGAWFGGMRGSDFTIANGSFATSHTDQPYRAAPLGAGGFHLRILKIPLSGLSTQDKRMRELAPRTFDDPGLKPLLDACFADLGEVAAGDDGAADAASLVEALAHLALIERGIVRPGSRLGQAALRTARLSHARRLIARHLQDPNLAPTMVADLLGVSVRHLHMLFEGAARSFSQIVTDERLNQSRRLMREAPDRLIADIATSCGFDSLATYYRVFNAAYGMAPGDFRAQRPEGR is encoded by the coding sequence GTGTATTGTTGGTGCACCGACGAGGTCGAGCCGCACGACCGCTTCGACTTTTGGCGCGAGGTGCGCGCCAAGGGCCTGTTCGGCGTCACCGTCGAACTCGAGCGCGAACGCCGCGCGGACTTCTTCGGCGAATTCTCGCTGCACCAGCTTGGCGGAGCCGGCCTCGTCGAACTGAAGGCCTCGCACTACACGGTCGAGCGCAGCATGACCGACATCGCTGACGCGCCGGGCGACAGCCTCTGCGTCTATCAGCAGCTCGGGAGCGGCGCCTGGTTCGGCGGCATGCGCGGCAGCGACTTCACGATCGCCAATGGCAGCTTCGCGACCAGCCATACCGACCAGCCCTATCGCGCGGCACCGCTGGGCGCGGGAGGCTTCCACCTGCGGATCCTGAAGATTCCCTTGAGCGGCCTCTCCACGCAGGACAAGCGCATGCGCGAGCTTGCGCCTCGGACGTTCGACGATCCCGGATTGAAGCCCCTGCTCGACGCCTGCTTCGCCGATCTCGGCGAGGTTGCCGCGGGTGATGACGGCGCCGCCGATGCCGCTTCCCTCGTCGAGGCTTTAGCCCATCTGGCGCTGATCGAGCGCGGCATCGTGCGGCCCGGCAGCCGCCTCGGGCAGGCCGCGCTGCGGACCGCCCGGCTCTCGCACGCACGGCGCCTGATCGCGCGTCACCTGCAAGACCCAAATCTGGCGCCGACCATGGTGGCCGACCTACTCGGCGTCTCCGTGCGTCACCTGCATATGTTGTTCGAAGGCGCCGCCAGGAGTTTCTCGCAAATCGTGACCGACGAACGCCTGAACCAGAGCCGCCGCTTGATGCGCGAAGCCCCGGACCGGTTGATCGCCGACATCGCGACCTCCTGCGGCTTCGACAGCCTCGCGACCTATTACCGGGTCTTCAACGCCGCCTACGGGATGGCCCCCGGCGACTTCCGCGCGCAGAGGCCGGAGGGGCGTTAG
- a CDS encoding caspase family protein, protein MTRRLFRVLAALGLAAGLSGFALPACAEKRVALVVGNNDYRNVPKLLKAVNDARTMGDTLKQLGFSVMVAENQSRQQFSETLLAFDRTIEPGDTAFFFYAGHGFEIAGQNYLLPTDVPAATEGQEELVRDASILADRIVERLQNKKARTSILVFDACRNNPFERKGTRAVSGGGGLAPMVQLPEGVFSVFSAGPRQTALDRLSNDDANPNSVFTRTFAKELLQPGENLVQVAQRTRRLVSEMADTVKHRQVPVYFDQMVDDVFLSGIAKDAAPRPADPPAQKLAALPPVSVPRVPKEETTNAPIASFSRHNGGWSVVFSFADPTLGVSWRMAGNGDFRETGFIDTLDPRTRKRMPNPSIELPPDAQAGTIEVRYVDQSGDMQGPFPIRFDPEAALIRDQRKILDMTATSWLSFREFNGLLVYYTHLVSYRCAIREVRIGIDTAVPNQVLKMPGCDMRDPSAISAGMPLYMKLAPATQFISVELTYRDGSVSEIKSFRSANRSNN, encoded by the coding sequence ATGACGCGTCGGCTTTTCAGAGTACTGGCAGCGCTTGGCCTCGCGGCCGGCCTCAGCGGTTTCGCGCTTCCCGCCTGTGCCGAGAAGCGCGTTGCGCTCGTCGTCGGCAACAACGACTACAGGAACGTTCCAAAGCTGCTCAAGGCGGTCAACGACGCCCGCACCATGGGCGATACGCTGAAGCAGCTCGGCTTCTCGGTGATGGTCGCTGAAAACCAGAGCCGGCAGCAATTTTCAGAGACGCTGCTCGCGTTCGATCGGACGATCGAGCCCGGCGACACCGCGTTCTTCTTCTATGCCGGCCACGGCTTCGAGATCGCTGGCCAGAACTATCTGCTGCCGACGGACGTGCCGGCGGCGACGGAAGGGCAGGAAGAGCTGGTGCGTGACGCCTCCATCCTGGCCGATCGCATCGTCGAGCGCCTCCAGAACAAGAAGGCGCGAACCTCGATCCTGGTGTTCGACGCCTGCCGCAACAACCCGTTCGAGCGCAAGGGTACCCGCGCCGTCTCCGGTGGTGGCGGGCTTGCCCCGATGGTGCAGCTGCCCGAAGGCGTGTTCTCGGTCTTCTCGGCCGGCCCGCGCCAGACCGCGCTCGACCGCCTCTCCAACGACGACGCCAATCCCAATTCAGTGTTCACGCGCACCTTCGCCAAGGAACTGCTCCAGCCCGGCGAGAACCTGGTGCAAGTGGCGCAGCGTACGCGCCGTCTCGTCAGCGAGATGGCCGACACCGTCAAGCACAGGCAGGTGCCGGTCTATTTCGATCAGATGGTCGACGACGTCTTCCTCAGCGGCATCGCCAAGGATGCCGCCCCGCGCCCGGCCGACCCACCGGCGCAGAAGCTCGCGGCGCTGCCACCGGTCTCAGTGCCGCGCGTGCCGAAGGAGGAGACCACCAACGCGCCGATCGCGAGCTTCTCGCGCCACAATGGCGGCTGGAGCGTGGTGTTTTCCTTTGCCGATCCGACGCTCGGCGTTTCCTGGCGCATGGCCGGCAATGGCGACTTCCGCGAAACCGGCTTCATCGATACGCTCGACCCGCGTACGCGCAAGAGGATGCCGAACCCGTCGATCGAATTGCCGCCGGACGCGCAGGCCGGCACCATCGAGGTCCGCTATGTCGACCAGTCCGGTGATATGCAAGGCCCGTTCCCGATCAGGTTCGATCCCGAGGCCGCGCTGATCCGCGACCAGCGCAAGATCCTCGACATGACCGCGACGAGCTGGCTGTCGTTCCGCGAGTTCAACGGGCTGCTGGTCTACTACACGCACCTCGTGTCCTATCGCTGCGCCATCCGCGAGGTGCGCATCGGCATCGACACCGCCGTTCCGAACCAGGTGTTGAAGATGCCCGGCTGCGACATGCGCGATCCCAGCGCGATCAGCGCCGGCATGCCGCTCTACATGAAGCTCGCGCCGGCAACGCAGTTCATCTCGGTGGAGTTGACCTATCGCGACGGCAGCGTGTCGGAGATCAAGAGCTTCCGCAGCGCGAACCGCAGCAACAACTGA